Part of the Halopseudomonas maritima genome, CGCCGGTGGACCTGAGCACAGCTTCCCGTACTGGGCTGCACTGCCGGCTGACAGCGTGCCCGAGCACGCGGCACTACCCTCTATGCAAGTGCCTGCTCAAACCTACGCAGTGTTGCCGCACTTTGGTCCAATCGAGGGACTGGCAGCGCTGCTGCAATGGTTTATCAACTGCTGGCTGCCCCAGTCCGGTTATCGCGGCTTATCCGGCCATGACCTGGAGCGCTATGACGCGCGCTATGTGCCAGGCAGCGCACACAGTTATATGGAGTACTGGGTGCCTATCGAATCCTGTGCAGATGCTCCAAATGGTTAAGTGACAGCGCGGCGCGCGCAGTAAAGTAGAATCTTTCTCATTTGTGATTCTGGAGCCACCATGCCTTACCGCCCGCATCATCGCCACTGCGCACTTGCTGCTGCCATCATGTCCGTACTTGCCAGCTCAAGCCTGCATGCGCAGCAGCAGGACGGCGAGACGCTCGACAGCCTTACCGTCTACGGCAGCACCTACCGCAATACCGCCACCAAGACACGCCTGACGCCCCAGGAAACACCCCAGGGGATTAGCGTCATCGACGAGCAGACACTGCTGGAGCGCAATGCAGACAGCGTTGCCACAGCCCTGCGTTACGCCAGCGGCGTCAACACGCAGCTGCGCGGCGGCGCCGTCAACCGGGTGGATCTGTTCAGTATTCGTGGCTTTATCAACTATCAGAATTTCTACGACGGTCTGCAGCTGATTTTTAACGACTGGAACCTGCAGCCCCAGATCGACATGCAGGCTGTGCAGCAGGTTGAAGTCTTCAAAGGGCCAACCTCGACACTCTACGGCGCCATGCCGCCGGGCGGTATGGTCAACCTGATCAGCAAGAAGCCCACAACCGAGCGGTACAACAGCGTTGAGCTGACGGCGGGCACCAATGATCTGCGTGAGCTGAGCTTCGACTCCTCTGGCCAGTTGGGTGACAGCAACCTGAGCTACCGGGTAACGGGGCTTGGCAGCAGCAGCGACGGTCAGGCCGAAACCTCCGAGAACGAGCGCCTGATGCTGGCACCCAGCCTCGATTGGCAGGTCAGCGACAGCACGCTGGTCAACCTCAATCTCTACTACCAGAAAGACCCGGATATGGGGATTTACACGACCCTGCCGGCGGCTGGCCTGTTCCAGCCCAACGTCAACGGCAAGCTCGATCCGGATGCGTTCAGTGGCGACGAGAACTGGAACACCTACGAGCGTGAAGTGCTGATGGCCGGCTACAAGATTCAGCATGACTTCAATGACAGCTGGCAGTTTTTGCACAACGCCCGCTTTCAGCACGGTGACGCCTATCAGCGCAATACCTACGGTACGACGCTGGAGGCTGATCAGCGCACCTACAACCGCCGTGCTTACCTGACGGACGAAACCAGCGAAGGTTTTACCATCGATAACCAGCTCTCAGGTCTGGTGCAAACCGGGGCCATTGAACACAACCTGCTGGTTGGTGTGGATTACCTGCAGTTCGAGAGCGATATCGGCTACGAAGACGCTGCGGCGCCCTCCATCGACCTGTACAACCCGGACCACAGCCAGATCAGCTCGGGCTTGCTCGACTTTGCCGCCTCCGGCTACAGCAGTGATTTCACAATCGAAAAACGCCAGACCGGGGTGTATCTGCAAGATCAGATGCGTATCGGCCAGTGGGTACTGATCGCAGGCGGTCGCCATGACCGCTATGAGGCCAAGGAATACGGTGTGAAGTACGGTGCGGCGGTCGATAACGACCTGAAACAGAGCAATACGTCCTGGCGCGCCGGCGCCTTGTACCTGTTCGATAACGGCCTGGCGCCCTTCGTCAGCTATGCGGAGAGCTTTGAGCCAGTGGCCGGCAGCGACCGCCTGGGCCGCACGTACGAGCCCTCCACTGCCGAGCAGTGGGAGGCCG contains:
- a CDS encoding TonB-dependent siderophore receptor — encoded protein: MPYRPHHRHCALAAAIMSVLASSSLHAQQQDGETLDSLTVYGSTYRNTATKTRLTPQETPQGISVIDEQTLLERNADSVATALRYASGVNTQLRGGAVNRVDLFSIRGFINYQNFYDGLQLIFNDWNLQPQIDMQAVQQVEVFKGPTSTLYGAMPPGGMVNLISKKPTTERYNSVELTAGTNDLRELSFDSSGQLGDSNLSYRVTGLGSSSDGQAETSENERLMLAPSLDWQVSDSTLVNLNLYYQKDPDMGIYTTLPAAGLFQPNVNGKLDPDAFSGDENWNTYEREVLMAGYKIQHDFNDSWQFLHNARFQHGDAYQRNTYGTTLEADQRTYNRRAYLTDETSEGFTIDNQLSGLVQTGAIEHNLLVGVDYLQFESDIGYEDAAAPSIDLYNPDHSQISSGLLDFAASGYSSDFTIEKRQTGVYLQDQMRIGQWVLIAGGRHDRYEAKEYGVKYGAAVDNDLKQSNTSWRAGALYLFDNGLAPFVSYAESFEPVAGSDRLGRTYEPSTAEQWEAGLKFNPDGGRTHGAVTAYRILKDNVLTRDPNGTAYDQIQAGQVRSQGVELEASSRLTDSLSVDLSYTLQDVEVTRDNSGLQSKTPIWVPEQMASLWLTYDIYAGVLNGLSVNGGVRYLGEAEVDALNSDAVPDVTLVDLGMSYDLGVAAQNLAGATLRMSVSNLFDERYYSCYDTLNCWFGAERTLQTSVRYDF